One Belonocnema kinseyi isolate 2016_QV_RU_SX_M_011 chromosome 6, B_treatae_v1, whole genome shotgun sequence genomic region harbors:
- the LOC117175224 gene encoding box A-binding factor-like isoform X2 → MRHAATEIKETMKETLSKQDIKLEWEDRRSSGNSSPQVTRMSEEQTTGSPQSVITTRRYTRTITATGHITETIASQEPHSPETNSNMKQVIQQQKIHVKDENSDQRRYQEEMQHHADHVPVSPHGSPNQQHVGDQHPVIFSISNGQELQVEAVEPSEARKEPPRYESAIPERSESERIFLFSKDPEMRRDSHVIALQVQEHRRHQVHHHRISPHQNNEQGRYQHSPVNASNEDYDSTVMVVQPGGVQLTNSSATYSPPTELRTSQHQQIINAAYAEAANGTVKYDTETTTAADSIKVSSTYTTLETAALAPPQAVPYNQYLVAADAFQQPGGYSYTKSGEFFFLPTSNPSGIRAEVEPPAYIKSDPTLTSSSLLNSRTVALQYQPGSPGSQMDLYSTGGTVSYPYPKSVNEHYWSSGPGSPPGLECGQGYPGVTISPSDAGSVNTGAYSGGSYITSGPNGPPSPWGIHLPSSMDSGLDEQVLNSEMKECVNCGVMGTPLWRRDVTGNYLCNACGLYNKTNGVSRPPIRCAKPKQAITPGGGRRPGVRCANCGTSNTTLWRRNNNGEPVCNACGLYFKLHSVNRPMSMKKDGIQTRKRKPKNHASMGSGLGGPSGIHKTEIKSSLLVDSKLQLSMYSSGGKGGGGNDHYSPVGTLTTSHLGHAHSPLALPSAAVLNRQTTLTVPPLEPIHSRASSDLTTVITSTTAAMHTDRS, encoded by the exons ATGCGGCACGCAGCAACAGAAATTAAG GAAACGATGAAGGAGACTCTCTCGAAACAGGATATAAAATTAGAGTGGGAGGACCGACGTTCATCCGGAAACAGTTCTCCTCAGGTGACGAGAATGTCCGAGGAACAAACAACTGGAAGTCCACAAAGCGTCATCACGACTCGAAGGTATACCCGGACGATCACAGCCACAGGCCACATCACCGAGACGATAGCTAGTCAAGAACCACATTCTCCGGAAACAAATTCAAACATGAAACAGGTTATCCAGCAGCAGAAAATACACGTTAAGGATGAAAATTCTGATCAGCGAAGATATCAAGAGGAGATGCAACATCATGCAGACCATGTACCAGTTTCTCCTCATGGTAGTCCCAATCAGCAACACGTGGGAGATCAGCATCCTGTTATTTTCTCAATCAGCAACGGACAGGAACTCCAGGTTGAAGCTGTTGAACCTTCTGAAGCAAGGAAAGAACCACCTAG GTACGAATCTGCAATTCCGGAGAGATCAGAAAGTGAGAGGATCTTCCTTTTCTCCAAGGATCCAGAAATGAGAAGAGATAGTCACGTGATTGCTCTCCAAGTTCAGGAACATCGCAGACATCAGGTCCATCATCATAGAATCAGTCCTCACCAGAATAATGAACAGGGAAGATATCAGCATTCACCTGTCAATGCTTCCAATGAGGATTATGATTCAACTGTTATGGTTGTTCAACCTGGTGGTGTTCAACTGACAAACTCATCAGCTACTTATTCGCCACCGACTGAATTAAGAACTAGCCAACATCAACAAATCATCAATGCTGCCTACGCTGAAGCGGCAAACGGCACTGTCAAGTATGATACAGAAACTACTACTGCTGCTGATAGTATAAAAGTCTCTAGTACTTATACAACCCTAGAAACTGCAGCTCTTGCACCTCCTCAAGCAGTTCCTTATAATCAGTACCTTGTAGCTGCTGATGCTTTCCAACAACCTGGTGGATATAGTTACACCAAATCCGGAGAATTTTTCTTCTTGCCAACTAGTAATCCGTCCGGAATAAGAGCTGAG GTGGAACCGCCAGCTTATATAAAAAGTGATCCAACCCTGACATCGTCATCGCTCCTCAATTCTCGAACTGTAGCTCTTCAGTATCAACCAGGTTCTCCAGGTTCACAAATGGACCTTTACAGTACAGGTGGCACGGTTTCTTATCCATATCCAAAATCTGTAAACGAACACTATTGGTCCAGTGGACCAGGATCGCCTCCAGGACTGGAATGTGGACAAGGTTACCCAGGTGTAACGATATCACCTAGTGATGCTGGAAGTGTCAACACGGGAGCTTATTCTGGTGGTTCCTACATCACCTCTGGACCAAATGGACCACCATCACCATGGGGGATACATCTTCCTAGTTCTATGGACTCTGGGTTGGACGAACAAGtcttaaattcagaaatgaaGGAATGTGTCAACTGTGGGGTCATGGGAACACCACTATGGAGACGAGATGTCACTGGAAATTATCTCTGCAATGCCTGTGGTCTTTATAACAAAACAAATGGAGTTAGCAGACCACCTATTCGTTGTGCAAAACCAAAACAGGCCATCACACCG ggcgGTGGAAGAAGACCAGGAGTAAGATGTGCAAATTGCGGGACAAGCAACACAACCCTCTGGCGAAGAAACAATAACGGAGAACCAGTTTGCAATGCCTGTGGTCTTTACTTCAAACTACACAGT GTGAATCGACCAATGAGTATGAAGAAAGACGGAATTCAGACGAGGAAAAGGAAACCGAAAAACCATGCCAGTATGGGATCAGGCCTTGGCGGACCAAGTGGTATACACAAGACCGAGATTAAGTCCAGCTTACTCG tGGACTCGAAGCTGCAGTTGAGTATGTATTCAAGTGGCGGTAAGGGTGGAGGGGGCAACGATCATTATTCTCCTGTCGGTACATTGACGACTTCACATTTAGGACATGCTCATTCGCCCCTTGCATTACCTTCTGCCGCAGTTTTGAATCGTCAAACTACCCTAAc
- the LOC117175224 gene encoding box A-binding factor-like isoform X1, whose protein sequence is MRHAATEIKETMKETLSKQDIKLEWEDRRSSGNSSPQVTRMSEEQTTGSPQSVITTRRYTRTITATGHITETIASQEPHSPETNSNMKQVIQQQKIHVKDENSDQRRYQEEMQHHADHVPVSPHGSPNQQHVGDQHPVIFSISNGQELQVEAVEPSEARKEPPRYESAIPERSESERIFLFSKDPEMRRDSHVIALQVQEHRRHQVHHHRISPHQNNEQGRYQHSPVNASNEDYDSTVMVVQPGGVQLTNSSATYSPPTELRTSQHQQIINAAYAEAANGTVKYDTETTTAADSIKVSSTYTTLETAALAPPQAVPYNQYLVAADAFQQPGGYSYTKSGEFFFLPTSNPSGIRAEVEPPAYIKSDPTLTSSSLLNSRTVALQYQPGSPGSQMDLYSTGGTVSYPYPKSVNEHYWSSGPGSPPGLECGQGYPGVTISPSDAGSVNTGAYSGGSYITSGPNGPPSPWGIHLPSSMDSGLDEQVLNSEMKECVNCGVMGTPLWRRDVTGNYLCNACGLYNKTNGVSRPPIRCAKPKQAITPGGGRRPGVRCANCGTSNTTLWRRNNNGEPVCNACGLYFKLHSVNRPMSMKKDGIQTRKRKPKNHASMGSGLGGPSGIHKTEIKSSLLVDSKLQLSMYSSGGKGGGGNDHYSPVGTLTTSHLGHAHSPLALPSAAVLNRQTTLTQKKILSSLQGAGTEQTIMDYSLFIRRNLETIKRKKNACHL, encoded by the exons ATGCGGCACGCAGCAACAGAAATTAAG GAAACGATGAAGGAGACTCTCTCGAAACAGGATATAAAATTAGAGTGGGAGGACCGACGTTCATCCGGAAACAGTTCTCCTCAGGTGACGAGAATGTCCGAGGAACAAACAACTGGAAGTCCACAAAGCGTCATCACGACTCGAAGGTATACCCGGACGATCACAGCCACAGGCCACATCACCGAGACGATAGCTAGTCAAGAACCACATTCTCCGGAAACAAATTCAAACATGAAACAGGTTATCCAGCAGCAGAAAATACACGTTAAGGATGAAAATTCTGATCAGCGAAGATATCAAGAGGAGATGCAACATCATGCAGACCATGTACCAGTTTCTCCTCATGGTAGTCCCAATCAGCAACACGTGGGAGATCAGCATCCTGTTATTTTCTCAATCAGCAACGGACAGGAACTCCAGGTTGAAGCTGTTGAACCTTCTGAAGCAAGGAAAGAACCACCTAG GTACGAATCTGCAATTCCGGAGAGATCAGAAAGTGAGAGGATCTTCCTTTTCTCCAAGGATCCAGAAATGAGAAGAGATAGTCACGTGATTGCTCTCCAAGTTCAGGAACATCGCAGACATCAGGTCCATCATCATAGAATCAGTCCTCACCAGAATAATGAACAGGGAAGATATCAGCATTCACCTGTCAATGCTTCCAATGAGGATTATGATTCAACTGTTATGGTTGTTCAACCTGGTGGTGTTCAACTGACAAACTCATCAGCTACTTATTCGCCACCGACTGAATTAAGAACTAGCCAACATCAACAAATCATCAATGCTGCCTACGCTGAAGCGGCAAACGGCACTGTCAAGTATGATACAGAAACTACTACTGCTGCTGATAGTATAAAAGTCTCTAGTACTTATACAACCCTAGAAACTGCAGCTCTTGCACCTCCTCAAGCAGTTCCTTATAATCAGTACCTTGTAGCTGCTGATGCTTTCCAACAACCTGGTGGATATAGTTACACCAAATCCGGAGAATTTTTCTTCTTGCCAACTAGTAATCCGTCCGGAATAAGAGCTGAG GTGGAACCGCCAGCTTATATAAAAAGTGATCCAACCCTGACATCGTCATCGCTCCTCAATTCTCGAACTGTAGCTCTTCAGTATCAACCAGGTTCTCCAGGTTCACAAATGGACCTTTACAGTACAGGTGGCACGGTTTCTTATCCATATCCAAAATCTGTAAACGAACACTATTGGTCCAGTGGACCAGGATCGCCTCCAGGACTGGAATGTGGACAAGGTTACCCAGGTGTAACGATATCACCTAGTGATGCTGGAAGTGTCAACACGGGAGCTTATTCTGGTGGTTCCTACATCACCTCTGGACCAAATGGACCACCATCACCATGGGGGATACATCTTCCTAGTTCTATGGACTCTGGGTTGGACGAACAAGtcttaaattcagaaatgaaGGAATGTGTCAACTGTGGGGTCATGGGAACACCACTATGGAGACGAGATGTCACTGGAAATTATCTCTGCAATGCCTGTGGTCTTTATAACAAAACAAATGGAGTTAGCAGACCACCTATTCGTTGTGCAAAACCAAAACAGGCCATCACACCG ggcgGTGGAAGAAGACCAGGAGTAAGATGTGCAAATTGCGGGACAAGCAACACAACCCTCTGGCGAAGAAACAATAACGGAGAACCAGTTTGCAATGCCTGTGGTCTTTACTTCAAACTACACAGT GTGAATCGACCAATGAGTATGAAGAAAGACGGAATTCAGACGAGGAAAAGGAAACCGAAAAACCATGCCAGTATGGGATCAGGCCTTGGCGGACCAAGTGGTATACACAAGACCGAGATTAAGTCCAGCTTACTCG tGGACTCGAAGCTGCAGTTGAGTATGTATTCAAGTGGCGGTAAGGGTGGAGGGGGCAACGATCATTATTCTCCTGTCGGTACATTGACGACTTCACATTTAGGACATGCTCATTCGCCCCTTGCATTACCTTCTGCCGCAGTTTTGAATCGTCAAACTACCCTAAc acaaaaaaaaattctctcctCTCTCCAAGGCGCCGGCACAGAGCAGACTATCATGGATTATTCACTTTTCATTAGGAGGAATCTAGAAACAATCAAGAGAAAAAAGAACG
- the LOC117175224 gene encoding box A-binding factor-like isoform X6 codes for MRHAATEIKETMKETLSKQDIKLEWEDRRSSGNSSPQVTRMSEEQTTGSPQSVITTRRYTRTITATGHITETIASQEPHSPETNSNMKQVIQQQKIHVKDENSDQRRYQEEMQHHADHVPVSPHGSPNQQHVGDQHPVIFSISNGQELQVEAVEPSEARKEPPRYESAIPERSESERIFLFSKDPEMRRDSHVIALQVQEHRRHQVHHHRISPHQNNEQGRYQHSPVNASNEDYDSTVMVVQPGGVQLTNSSATYSPPTELRTSQHQQIINAAYAEAANGTVKYDTETTTAADSIKVSSTYTTLETAALAPPQAVPYNQYLVAADAFQQPGGYSYTKSGEFFFLPTSNPSGIRAEVEPPAYIKSDPTLTSSSLLNSRTVALQYQPGSPGSQMDLYSTGGTVSYPYPKSVNEHYWSSGPGSPPGLECGQGYPGVTISPSDAGSVNTGAYSGGSYITSGPNGPPSPWGIHLPSSMDSGLDEQVLNSEMKECVNCGVMGTPLWRRDVTGNYLCNACGLYNKTNGVSRPPIRCAKPKQAITPGGGRRPGVRCANCGTSNTTLWRRNNNGEPVCNACGLYFKLHSVNRPMSMKKDGIQTRKRKPKNHASMGSGLGGPSGIHKTEIKSSLLGESSWTRSCS; via the exons ATGCGGCACGCAGCAACAGAAATTAAG GAAACGATGAAGGAGACTCTCTCGAAACAGGATATAAAATTAGAGTGGGAGGACCGACGTTCATCCGGAAACAGTTCTCCTCAGGTGACGAGAATGTCCGAGGAACAAACAACTGGAAGTCCACAAAGCGTCATCACGACTCGAAGGTATACCCGGACGATCACAGCCACAGGCCACATCACCGAGACGATAGCTAGTCAAGAACCACATTCTCCGGAAACAAATTCAAACATGAAACAGGTTATCCAGCAGCAGAAAATACACGTTAAGGATGAAAATTCTGATCAGCGAAGATATCAAGAGGAGATGCAACATCATGCAGACCATGTACCAGTTTCTCCTCATGGTAGTCCCAATCAGCAACACGTGGGAGATCAGCATCCTGTTATTTTCTCAATCAGCAACGGACAGGAACTCCAGGTTGAAGCTGTTGAACCTTCTGAAGCAAGGAAAGAACCACCTAG GTACGAATCTGCAATTCCGGAGAGATCAGAAAGTGAGAGGATCTTCCTTTTCTCCAAGGATCCAGAAATGAGAAGAGATAGTCACGTGATTGCTCTCCAAGTTCAGGAACATCGCAGACATCAGGTCCATCATCATAGAATCAGTCCTCACCAGAATAATGAACAGGGAAGATATCAGCATTCACCTGTCAATGCTTCCAATGAGGATTATGATTCAACTGTTATGGTTGTTCAACCTGGTGGTGTTCAACTGACAAACTCATCAGCTACTTATTCGCCACCGACTGAATTAAGAACTAGCCAACATCAACAAATCATCAATGCTGCCTACGCTGAAGCGGCAAACGGCACTGTCAAGTATGATACAGAAACTACTACTGCTGCTGATAGTATAAAAGTCTCTAGTACTTATACAACCCTAGAAACTGCAGCTCTTGCACCTCCTCAAGCAGTTCCTTATAATCAGTACCTTGTAGCTGCTGATGCTTTCCAACAACCTGGTGGATATAGTTACACCAAATCCGGAGAATTTTTCTTCTTGCCAACTAGTAATCCGTCCGGAATAAGAGCTGAG GTGGAACCGCCAGCTTATATAAAAAGTGATCCAACCCTGACATCGTCATCGCTCCTCAATTCTCGAACTGTAGCTCTTCAGTATCAACCAGGTTCTCCAGGTTCACAAATGGACCTTTACAGTACAGGTGGCACGGTTTCTTATCCATATCCAAAATCTGTAAACGAACACTATTGGTCCAGTGGACCAGGATCGCCTCCAGGACTGGAATGTGGACAAGGTTACCCAGGTGTAACGATATCACCTAGTGATGCTGGAAGTGTCAACACGGGAGCTTATTCTGGTGGTTCCTACATCACCTCTGGACCAAATGGACCACCATCACCATGGGGGATACATCTTCCTAGTTCTATGGACTCTGGGTTGGACGAACAAGtcttaaattcagaaatgaaGGAATGTGTCAACTGTGGGGTCATGGGAACACCACTATGGAGACGAGATGTCACTGGAAATTATCTCTGCAATGCCTGTGGTCTTTATAACAAAACAAATGGAGTTAGCAGACCACCTATTCGTTGTGCAAAACCAAAACAGGCCATCACACCG ggcgGTGGAAGAAGACCAGGAGTAAGATGTGCAAATTGCGGGACAAGCAACACAACCCTCTGGCGAAGAAACAATAACGGAGAACCAGTTTGCAATGCCTGTGGTCTTTACTTCAAACTACACAGT GTGAATCGACCAATGAGTATGAAGAAAGACGGAATTCAGACGAGGAAAAGGAAACCGAAAAACCATGCCAGTATGGGATCAGGCCTTGGCGGACCAAGTGGTATACACAAGACCGAGATTAAGTCCAGCTTACTCGGTGAGTCCTCG tGGACTCGAAGCTGCAGTTGA
- the LOC117175224 gene encoding box A-binding factor-like isoform X4, which yields MRHAATEIKETMKETLSKQDIKLEWEDRRSSGNSSPQVTRMSEEQTTGSPQSVITTRRYTRTITATGHITETIASQEPHSPETNSNMKQVIQQQKIHVKDENSDQRRYQEEMQHHADHVPVSPHGSPNQQHVGDQHPVIFSISNGQELQVEAVEPSEARKEPPRYESAIPERSESERIFLFSKDPEMRRDSHVIALQVQEHRRHQVHHHRISPHQNNEQGRYQHSPVNASNEDYDSTVMVVQPGGVQLTNSSATYSPPTELRTSQHQQIINAAYAEAANGTVKYDTETTTAADSIKVSSTYTTLETAALAPPQAVPYNQYLVAADAFQQPGGYSYTKSGEFFFLPTSNPSGIRAEVEPPAYIKSDPTLTSSSLLNSRTVALQYQPGSPGSQMDLYSTGGTVSYPYPKSVNEHYWSSGPGSPPGLECGQGYPGVTISPSDAGSVNTGAYSGGSYITSGPNGPPSPWGIHLPSSMDSGLDEQVLNSEMKECVNCGVMGTPLWRRDVTGNYLCNACGLYNKTNGVSRPPIRCAKPKQAITPGGGRRPGVRCANCGTSNTTLWRRNNNGEPVCNACGLYFKLHSVNRPMSMKKDGIQTRKRKPKNHASMGSGLGGPSGIHKTEIKSSLLGESSKKSFARGVPTGSVSSCFQQLLLRFLCAG from the exons ATGCGGCACGCAGCAACAGAAATTAAG GAAACGATGAAGGAGACTCTCTCGAAACAGGATATAAAATTAGAGTGGGAGGACCGACGTTCATCCGGAAACAGTTCTCCTCAGGTGACGAGAATGTCCGAGGAACAAACAACTGGAAGTCCACAAAGCGTCATCACGACTCGAAGGTATACCCGGACGATCACAGCCACAGGCCACATCACCGAGACGATAGCTAGTCAAGAACCACATTCTCCGGAAACAAATTCAAACATGAAACAGGTTATCCAGCAGCAGAAAATACACGTTAAGGATGAAAATTCTGATCAGCGAAGATATCAAGAGGAGATGCAACATCATGCAGACCATGTACCAGTTTCTCCTCATGGTAGTCCCAATCAGCAACACGTGGGAGATCAGCATCCTGTTATTTTCTCAATCAGCAACGGACAGGAACTCCAGGTTGAAGCTGTTGAACCTTCTGAAGCAAGGAAAGAACCACCTAG GTACGAATCTGCAATTCCGGAGAGATCAGAAAGTGAGAGGATCTTCCTTTTCTCCAAGGATCCAGAAATGAGAAGAGATAGTCACGTGATTGCTCTCCAAGTTCAGGAACATCGCAGACATCAGGTCCATCATCATAGAATCAGTCCTCACCAGAATAATGAACAGGGAAGATATCAGCATTCACCTGTCAATGCTTCCAATGAGGATTATGATTCAACTGTTATGGTTGTTCAACCTGGTGGTGTTCAACTGACAAACTCATCAGCTACTTATTCGCCACCGACTGAATTAAGAACTAGCCAACATCAACAAATCATCAATGCTGCCTACGCTGAAGCGGCAAACGGCACTGTCAAGTATGATACAGAAACTACTACTGCTGCTGATAGTATAAAAGTCTCTAGTACTTATACAACCCTAGAAACTGCAGCTCTTGCACCTCCTCAAGCAGTTCCTTATAATCAGTACCTTGTAGCTGCTGATGCTTTCCAACAACCTGGTGGATATAGTTACACCAAATCCGGAGAATTTTTCTTCTTGCCAACTAGTAATCCGTCCGGAATAAGAGCTGAG GTGGAACCGCCAGCTTATATAAAAAGTGATCCAACCCTGACATCGTCATCGCTCCTCAATTCTCGAACTGTAGCTCTTCAGTATCAACCAGGTTCTCCAGGTTCACAAATGGACCTTTACAGTACAGGTGGCACGGTTTCTTATCCATATCCAAAATCTGTAAACGAACACTATTGGTCCAGTGGACCAGGATCGCCTCCAGGACTGGAATGTGGACAAGGTTACCCAGGTGTAACGATATCACCTAGTGATGCTGGAAGTGTCAACACGGGAGCTTATTCTGGTGGTTCCTACATCACCTCTGGACCAAATGGACCACCATCACCATGGGGGATACATCTTCCTAGTTCTATGGACTCTGGGTTGGACGAACAAGtcttaaattcagaaatgaaGGAATGTGTCAACTGTGGGGTCATGGGAACACCACTATGGAGACGAGATGTCACTGGAAATTATCTCTGCAATGCCTGTGGTCTTTATAACAAAACAAATGGAGTTAGCAGACCACCTATTCGTTGTGCAAAACCAAAACAGGCCATCACACCG ggcgGTGGAAGAAGACCAGGAGTAAGATGTGCAAATTGCGGGACAAGCAACACAACCCTCTGGCGAAGAAACAATAACGGAGAACCAGTTTGCAATGCCTGTGGTCTTTACTTCAAACTACACAGT GTGAATCGACCAATGAGTATGAAGAAAGACGGAATTCAGACGAGGAAAAGGAAACCGAAAAACCATGCCAGTATGGGATCAGGCCTTGGCGGACCAAGTGGTATACACAAGACCGAGATTAAGTCCAGCTTACTCGGTGAGTCCTCG AAAAAGTCGTTCGCAAGAGGTGTACCTACAGGTAGTGTTTCTTCGTGCTTTCAACAATTGCTATTACGTTTCTTGTGTGCTGGTTGA
- the LOC117175224 gene encoding box A-binding factor-like isoform X5 → MRHAATEIKETMKETLSKQDIKLEWEDRRSSGNSSPQVTRMSEEQTTGSPQSVITTRRYTRTITATGHITETIASQEPHSPETNSNMKQVIQQQKIHVKDENSDQRRYQEEMQHHADHVPVSPHGSPNQQHVGDQHPVIFSISNGQELQVEAVEPSEARKEPPRYESAIPERSESERIFLFSKDPEMRRDSHVIALQVQEHRRHQVHHHRISPHQNNEQGRYQHSPVNASNEDYDSTVMVVQPGGVQLTNSSATYSPPTELRTSQHQQIINAAYAEAANGTVKYDTETTTAADSIKVSSTYTTLETAALAPPQAVPYNQYLVAADAFQQPGGYSYTKSGEFFFLPTSNPSGIRAEVEPPAYIKSDPTLTSSSLLNSRTVALQYQPGSPGSQMDLYSTGGTVSYPYPKSVNEHYWSSGPGSPPGLECGQGYPGVTISPSDAGSVNTGAYSGGSYITSGPNGPPSPWGIHLPSSMDSGLDEQVLNSEMKECVNCGVMGTPLWRRDVTGNYLCNACGLYNKTNGVSRPPIRCAKPKQAITPGGGRRPGVRCANCGTSNTTLWRRNNNGEPVCNACGLYFKLHSVNRPMSMKKDGIQTRKRKPKNHASMGSGLGGPSGIHKTEIKSSLLEKVVRKRCTYR, encoded by the exons ATGCGGCACGCAGCAACAGAAATTAAG GAAACGATGAAGGAGACTCTCTCGAAACAGGATATAAAATTAGAGTGGGAGGACCGACGTTCATCCGGAAACAGTTCTCCTCAGGTGACGAGAATGTCCGAGGAACAAACAACTGGAAGTCCACAAAGCGTCATCACGACTCGAAGGTATACCCGGACGATCACAGCCACAGGCCACATCACCGAGACGATAGCTAGTCAAGAACCACATTCTCCGGAAACAAATTCAAACATGAAACAGGTTATCCAGCAGCAGAAAATACACGTTAAGGATGAAAATTCTGATCAGCGAAGATATCAAGAGGAGATGCAACATCATGCAGACCATGTACCAGTTTCTCCTCATGGTAGTCCCAATCAGCAACACGTGGGAGATCAGCATCCTGTTATTTTCTCAATCAGCAACGGACAGGAACTCCAGGTTGAAGCTGTTGAACCTTCTGAAGCAAGGAAAGAACCACCTAG GTACGAATCTGCAATTCCGGAGAGATCAGAAAGTGAGAGGATCTTCCTTTTCTCCAAGGATCCAGAAATGAGAAGAGATAGTCACGTGATTGCTCTCCAAGTTCAGGAACATCGCAGACATCAGGTCCATCATCATAGAATCAGTCCTCACCAGAATAATGAACAGGGAAGATATCAGCATTCACCTGTCAATGCTTCCAATGAGGATTATGATTCAACTGTTATGGTTGTTCAACCTGGTGGTGTTCAACTGACAAACTCATCAGCTACTTATTCGCCACCGACTGAATTAAGAACTAGCCAACATCAACAAATCATCAATGCTGCCTACGCTGAAGCGGCAAACGGCACTGTCAAGTATGATACAGAAACTACTACTGCTGCTGATAGTATAAAAGTCTCTAGTACTTATACAACCCTAGAAACTGCAGCTCTTGCACCTCCTCAAGCAGTTCCTTATAATCAGTACCTTGTAGCTGCTGATGCTTTCCAACAACCTGGTGGATATAGTTACACCAAATCCGGAGAATTTTTCTTCTTGCCAACTAGTAATCCGTCCGGAATAAGAGCTGAG GTGGAACCGCCAGCTTATATAAAAAGTGATCCAACCCTGACATCGTCATCGCTCCTCAATTCTCGAACTGTAGCTCTTCAGTATCAACCAGGTTCTCCAGGTTCACAAATGGACCTTTACAGTACAGGTGGCACGGTTTCTTATCCATATCCAAAATCTGTAAACGAACACTATTGGTCCAGTGGACCAGGATCGCCTCCAGGACTGGAATGTGGACAAGGTTACCCAGGTGTAACGATATCACCTAGTGATGCTGGAAGTGTCAACACGGGAGCTTATTCTGGTGGTTCCTACATCACCTCTGGACCAAATGGACCACCATCACCATGGGGGATACATCTTCCTAGTTCTATGGACTCTGGGTTGGACGAACAAGtcttaaattcagaaatgaaGGAATGTGTCAACTGTGGGGTCATGGGAACACCACTATGGAGACGAGATGTCACTGGAAATTATCTCTGCAATGCCTGTGGTCTTTATAACAAAACAAATGGAGTTAGCAGACCACCTATTCGTTGTGCAAAACCAAAACAGGCCATCACACCG ggcgGTGGAAGAAGACCAGGAGTAAGATGTGCAAATTGCGGGACAAGCAACACAACCCTCTGGCGAAGAAACAATAACGGAGAACCAGTTTGCAATGCCTGTGGTCTTTACTTCAAACTACACAGT GTGAATCGACCAATGAGTATGAAGAAAGACGGAATTCAGACGAGGAAAAGGAAACCGAAAAACCATGCCAGTATGGGATCAGGCCTTGGCGGACCAAGTGGTATACACAAGACCGAGATTAAGTCCAGCTTACTCG AAAAAGTCGTTCGCAAGAGGTGTACCTACAGGTAG